A region from the Lolium perenne isolate Kyuss_39 chromosome 4, Kyuss_2.0, whole genome shotgun sequence genome encodes:
- the LOC127293912 gene encoding flavonoid O-methyltransferase-like protein Os11g0303600: MASQPQLTVPTDAELLQAQADLWRHSLYYMTSMAFQCAVKLGIPTAIHGLGGAASLPDLVAALSLPPAKLPYLRRIMRLLATSGVFAATDVEVYRLTPISYLLLDGVAVVDGHPSQTAVVLAATSRHCVEAALGLTDWFRKDVAGSPFEDLHGVALFDGSMAEAEPEIDAVFNEALEAHDNSGFLAVLQECGGTLFQGLESLTDCGGGNGTTARAIVEAFPQIKCTVLDLPRVIDNVPADGVVNYVAGDMFNLVPPAQAVLVKLVLHHWSDEDCVKILAQCKKAVPSREEGGKVIVIDIVVDSSSRHTHEAELLMDVAMMVLTNGRQRDESDWGEIFTKAGFSGYTIVKKLGARGVFEAYP, from the exons ATGGCGTCCCAGCCACAGCTGACGGTTCCCACCGACGCCGAGCTTCTGCAGGCGCAGGCCGACCTTTGGCGCCACAGCCTCTACTACATGACGTCCATGGCATTCCAGTGCGCCGTCAAGCTCGGCATCCCGACCGCCATCCACGGCCTGGGCGGCGCAGCGTCGCTCCCTGATCTGGTCGCCGCACTATCCCTTCCACCCGCCAAGCTGCCGTACCTCCGCCGCATCATGCGCCTGCTGGCCACGTCCGGCGTCTTCGCCGCCACCGACGTGGAGGTCTACCGCCTCACCCCGATCTCCTACCTCCTCCTCGACGGCGTCGCCGTGGTAGACGGCCACCCGAGCCAGACGGCCGTCGTGCTCGCCGCGACCTCCAGGCACTGCGTCGAGGCCGCGTTGGGCCTCACCGACTGGTTCAGGAAGGACGTCGCCGGCTCGCCGTTCGAGGATCTCCATGGCGTCGCCCTCTTCGACGGGAGCATGGCGGAAGCAGAGCCCGAGATCGACGCCGTCTTCAACGAAGCTTTGGAGGCCCACGATAACTCCGGGTTCCTGGCTGTCCTGCAGGAGTGCGGCGGCACCCTCTTCCAGGGGCTAGAATCCCTAACCGACTGCGGCGGAGGCAACGGTACCACGGCGAGGGCTATCGTCGAGGCCTTCCCGCAGATCAAATGCACCGTCCTCGACCTTCCGCGGGTGATCGACAATGTGCCAGCCGATGGCGTGGTTAACTACGTTGCCGGCGACATGTTCAACCTCGTCCCACCTGCTCAAGCTGTGCTGGTCAAG CTTGTGCTGCATCACTGGAGCGACGAGGACTGCGTGAAGATCCTAGCTCAGTGCAAGAAGGCCGTTCCGTCGCGAGAGGAGGGAGGgaaagtcatcgtcatcgacaTAGTTGTGGACTCTTCTTCTAGACACACTCACGAAGCTGAGCTCCTGATGGACGTAGCCATGATGGTGTTGACCAATGGCCGACAGCGCGACGAGTCTGACTGGGGCGAGATTTTCACCAAAGCAGGATTCAGTGGCTATACCATTGTGAAGAAACTGGGAGCTCGAGGCGTCTTTGAGGCCTATCCATGA